aatgagctctgccctgagcctcctctgctgcaggctgcacacccccagctccctcagcctctcctcatagggtttgtgttccaggcctttcaccagctttgttgcccttctctggacaccttccagcacctcaacatctctcttgaattgaggggcccagaggtgggactagatgatctcctgaggtcccttccaactcccaccattctgtgctcctttGAAAACCAGCTGTGGCATGGGGTGGGTGGCTCAGCCCCTCCATCACCACcccagcagaacagcagcaccGAGATGTGATTCGATGCCTCTGCAAGCACATGCTGGTGCCTGTCAAAGGCAGCGTCTGCTTTCATGCTGCCTGCCTGAGTGCCTCCTGTTTGCAGCCAGCTGGGTGTTTACGAGGGTTATATTTACCCTGTGGTTGAGCAGTTCTGGTGATTATCTCCCACTTCTGAttgtttcttccttttgtgGGAGTTTTCCTCCGGAAAGGCGCGTGGCAAGGACCAGGCTGCTAAGCCTGTAAGTACCTTCACAGAGACATTAAGCATATGGATAACACACTCCCTAATTTGGTTAGAGGCAGATGTGAAGGCTGGGGATGAGCTCCTCTCTCCAGAACGTGTAATTTAACCAAAAgaactgcagcagcccaggcaaTGAACGGCCAGCCCGGTCAGGAGGATATTCCACAGGGAATTTGTTAACCTGTACATTTCATTTCAGGCAGTGAGTCTAACGTGAAGGCAATCCTGTTATTTCTGttctggaaagcatccaggacCCTACGAGCCTGCTAAAGAAGCAGCCTAGCTCTGCCATAGAGGGAGCATCCCAACGTGGGCAGCATGAATGCTGCTGACTTGgcgaccagcaggagcaggaggagctcctCTTGCCACGGCAGTGTGATGGTCTTCCCGGACAacagcccagcctgctcccCACCATCACCCTCCCTGTTGATTGCACCAAAGGAACCCCTGGTGGAGATGTAAGCAGGACCAGGCTGCCTCCACCCAGAGataaggaggaggctgagaaagttgTTGAGAAATGGTTTCAAACTCAATTTGTGGCTTTTTTTAGGGGGGAGCTGGCAAAATGTCCTGCAGGTCCCTTTTGCTGCCCTTGGGAACGGTGGTTGTTAAAACAGCTTGGAGAAAACCCCATGCCCACCATGAACAGGCTGCTCCTTcatggccaggtgggtttggaagtcCTAAAGATCCAGCAAGGCATGCTGGACCCATACATTTTGTTTTTGCTTGCTGTCATCAGGATTCTTGGGTGCTGTGGAACCCTTGGCTGAGATCAGCAGTGTTTCCTCCACCCCACTTCCACTCGGTGATTCCCATCTCGTCccatcctccttcccttctccctgccactgctgttgtTGCGCAAGAGACTCAAATATGGTCACAAACAGACCTCCAGGGCACCacggcacaggctggcagcaggagggacgACAAGGAGGGGTGTTTGCAGACCGACATGAGAGCAGCCCCATGCAGCCCCACGCCAAATTCAGCGCCACGGAAACGCAGAccctcttctccttctgccaCGTCCTACAGCCTCCTAAGCAAAGCCTGCCGTGAGCGCCTGCCCCTTTCTCCCGTGCCCTGGCCGGGGGTCACCTACCTCCTGGCAGGCTTATGGGCCCGCAGCCCTTCTCTTTGGGACCTTGCTCCTGCATAAAAATCCGCTTTGTACAGAGTCTCCACAGCCCGAAGTGAGCCGCTTCGCAGGTAGCGTTGTACTTCTCCACCTTGGGGCTCAGCACGGCCCAGTGGTCAGTCACTACGGCTGCGAAGAGCAGCGAGACGCCCACCAGGATCACCGAGAACGTCAGCCGGACCTTCAGGCGTTTGCTCTCGTCCATCCCGCTCCGGGTCGGTGCTCCCGGCGGAGCCTGCCTGCTGTTTCCCGAGGTCTCCCCAGGTCCTGGCGCATGGGAGCGTTAGGGATGCAGCCCCGCACCGGCGGCGGGCAGGCAGCGCCggggctgtggcagctgctggggccgCAGCAGTCACCGGGGCCGtggccgccgccgctgccgccggctATTAATGCACGCAGGAACAGCAGCGCCCGGCGCGGCTCAGCTTTCCACCCCGTCCCATCGGGATTGTTTTGGATTCCCACGAACGGGCCAGGCTGGCTCGGAGTCGCCGTCCGACGGCTGTCATCTCTCGCCTTGCGACATGCCCAGAAATAGGCATTAACGGGGAGGATTAACTTTTCAGCTGGGTGGTAAACCAGCTGTGTTTATAACGGCGACAGCCTCAACTTCAGCCTCAATCCTAAATAGTTTAATAGCCCTGGAGCCTGCAAACCCGAGCAGCTTCTGGGAGGATGTCCCTCCAGAGCCCTGTGGCATGTAGAAAGTGGCAAAACAAGAAAATGGATTCTCTATTTTTGTAGTAATATTTTTAAATTAACCTGAAGTGTTCTCAGTAGTctcttttttggttggttggtttggtttttgttttgttttgctatcTTTTCCCCTACGCCCCCCCTccatccccctcctccccagcatttCCCTGTTTGTCCTTGTGCAAAAGCTCTGGGGTGTTCACTTGCTTTCTCACCATCCAGGCTTGCCTTAACGCATGGttagtgctgggttgagggttgaactgagtgatcttggaggacttttccaagcttgctctctccagctccctgaaaggagagcatcctgaaaggaagctggagtgAGGTGTTGGTCTCACCTCCCCTAGAATCGAGTGATAGGACACAATAGAATTCCTTAAGCTTCACCAAGGGAGATGTAGGCTcaatattaggaagaaaaatcCTTTCctacaggagtggtcaggcataggagcaggctgcccagggaggaggtgaagTCACtacccttggaggtgttcaaaacacgTGTGGACACGGCACCTTGGGGCACAgtttagtggccgtggtggttagactcgatgatctcagaggtttttttctaaccaaaccagttctgtgattccatgctgTAACTCCAGCAGTCACCCACCACACCCTTTCCTCCTTTCAGAACTGCCCTCTGCCACCCTGATCCCAgattgccagggctggggccaacccctctccttccctttgatATTTTAGCTGATGACAAAGTTAATTTGATGCTAATGCCAACGCAGAGGCCACTCTGGAGATGACATTGCAATTGTGATGTCAAACCGAGGTGGGTGACAGTGCCTGAATGTCAAGAGAATGGTTAAAAAAATGCCAGTGGAAAGCTGCAAATATCATGGTATTATCTCAACAGAATGTCAAAGCTGCTCTGGACCTGTTTTATGAACGCTCCAGTTTGATGTCAAAACAAAGGTGCAAAGGTGTCAGCTCCAGTTAATGAGGACAGCCTGAAGCAAGGAGGTAAGGAGAAAGGGGAgtgtgggaaagggagaggaaaataaaGAGGAAGGTAAATATTATCCAAAATGTCTATAATTGAAATGTGACTTCAAGACGTTAACATTGCTTTGCTTGTGACTGAGCTGGCTTAGACACCCCTGGGGAGCAGGATGACATGTTTAAACCCTGCACGGGCATTTGGTGCCCACCTGCCAGGGAGATGTGAGTCCTGGGAAGGAGCAAAGACGAAACTGGAGCTGAGTGCCACTGGGGAGGGCATTGGGCACATGGGGCGAGGCAGGGACCTGAGACCACGGGCATGTCTGAGGGAAGATGCTCACATCACAGAACTTTGAAGGACTGTGTGATATGGTGGGTTGGGGCTGGGAGAAGTATTGAAGGCTGACATTTAAACCAGAACCAGGAGTTCTCATGAAAGTGGAAAAGCCTAAAGGGAACAGACTTTAAACCAGAAAAGGAACGCATTAAAAATGTAATGCCTTTGCTTTTGAAGTAGTCTCTTCTTAAACTTCACTCGACATCAGTCGATCTTAGGAGCtgcatccaggcttggcttccttGATGCTACGAACTCCACAAGTCCTCTGCAAGTTGAGCATAAGAAAGAGAACGCGTGCTTGCAAATGTGAGCACAAAGCAAGGTTCTGGTTGCTGCGAAGCAAGTGCTAATGATGGTGCTTTAGACTAATTACAACCTACAAGGACTGCAGGGGTGGGAACTCATTAATTTCTGTGTTGGTGTTAGTCTTTGTGTCTCTTTCAGTATTGACAAGAATCACACATTTTGTTCTCCTTTAGGTACTCCGATCTGGATAAGTTCCtcagggtttggttttgttttgggtttcttgATTATATCCAGGAAACAAGGACAGTGAAACCAGAAGGGAAAAATtcatccttcccttccctgcagagTGGAGCTGGGAGCCCGAAGGAGCTTCGGTGGGCTTCAACATGAACATCAGCAGCTTCCCTGAACTCACTGCTTCAGCTGAGATGAAACACTgtccccagcaccctcaaaaaGGAGACCTAGAGCCACCAATCCCTGAGGAAAAAACCTGTGTCatggggctgctgctctccatgggtttgctacaagagctggggtaGCCACTTTgcgtgggcactgctgcctgcttctcctggcacagcctctgtGGTTTTGGAGACTGCCAGCAGGCATTTGGTGACCACCACTTGCGGCCCTTGCAGCCACCGTGGTGAGAGCCAAAATGCTGATCTGCCCACAAGCTCAGTCTCCATCTCCAATCTGGGAACTTCTGTCCCAGCGTGGAGGCAAAGTTGCCCTCCCTGGGAGGCCTGGAGGACTAAAGAAGCTCCAAAGGCTGCCTGAACATCCAGGAGACCGCAGTATGTAATCCTCTAGGAACAGGTCCTGCAGTCTCCTGGTGTCAGCTGGCAAGGAGTCACATTTAGAAATCAATATCACATGAAATATAAACAGGCTATTAATGAGGACTTgttgggaggcagggagggttgTAATTAGTTGCACTTTAGGAGCAGTGAGTGAGAGAGGCAATTATGTTTCTCTACTGAGAAAATGCTGAAGGAGATGTCTCCAGACCAACTATTACATTGTTTTGGCCCTAGCAGAGGCGTTGCTTTGGCTCTCTCCCCAGAACTTGCActtttctgtgtttctcctGACAACCAGATCTACCAAACTCTTGCAGGGTGATGTTCTGCAGAAGACCCTTCCCAGGTGAGAATAACTGAGAGGGAAAGAGATGGTGCCtgggctgctcccagctcaaACATGTTTTCAGCAAACGGCTTCCTTCAGACGGGAGTTCCACAGCAGCACTCGAGGTAAGCAGTGAGGCCACCATGCTCgtggtataggcttgatatgaggaggaagttcttcacagagagactgatttgtcattggaatgggctgcccagggaggtggtggagtcaccatccctagaggtgttgaagcaaagcctggctggggcacttagtgccatggtctggttgcttggccagggctgggtgctaggttggactggctgagcttggaggtctcttccaatctgtctgATTTAATGAAACTCTATGAAGTTCTATTCTTGACTCTGCCTAGCTGATATCCAGGAgtaccaccagtggcacctcctgAAGGCTCCCTAGTTCTGGGGTTGAAATCCTGTGCTCACCGAAACCAAGCGTGAGGCGTGGATGTGTTTGGGCTGTAACGGACTCCCATGGGCACAGAGAAGGACCTCTGACCCCACACTGCCTGACACTGCCCAGCCTTCATGTCCCTATCCCTGCAGCCCCTTGGAGCCCAGGCAGGACTGACTATCCCCCCACTGCCCACGCCCCTCCTTCTCCTAAAATACCGCCGGCCGTGCCGGGTGCGCCCTGCGGGAACGCGATCCCTGCGgctctgctggagccaggcGGTGGAGGCTGTAAGATGAGCTGGGTCACAGACAGGTGCAGAGCACTCTTCATTCCCTTTTATTTTCAGCACCTCCCCTGTTTGTTAGTTTTCTCGCTCCAAGGAAATGCCACATCCTCCTCGCTGgactctttctcctctttgtgAAGCCATAAGGAGCCTGTCTTTGTTTCCCCCCTCAAACAACATCCCTCTTTTGATGCATCCCTGCATGCAGCAGGGCAACCACAGCTCTTGGGGTCACTGTTTAGCCACAGACCTCCTCAGCAATGTGGGAAGAGCCTTTGTTTATTTTAGTTCAAGGGAATCGGCTTTAGGCTTGAGCTTTAAATGGCTTCACTACTGCGTGTCAGAGGCATGTGAAAAGACAGATCTCCTGTCTCCCTCCAGACGTGCCAACTGGCCACACGTACGGGGAGAGGCACGCCGCTGGGCATCCACAGGCTGGCTTTGTCTTTAAGGAAAATCTGGAGGCTTAAGGACTGGGAAGGTAAAGTTAAACTAAGCATTTGAAGAAAAAACCGTGGTCTCTGAGAgagggatggtttgggttgtctGGGAGCACAAGATGCTGCTGAACTGCAGCCCCACGTTCGGTGCTGCTTGGATCTGGTGGTGGTGATCAGAGCAGGGCTTTCGTGGAGCTTCAACACGAAGGGTCAAGCTTTCTTCAGGCACAACAGACAAGATCAGGgagaggaggatgctcagaagcAAATTAATGTGAAACTTCAAAAGgtggaagcaaagcagaggctTGGGGCTAGCACTTCAGAAGACACTGGATTACTTTTCTTGATGGTGGTTTGCAGTGCCTCTGGCCACTGGTCCAGACTCAGACCAGGCACTGAAACCAGACTGTGTCTTGTATGGACTAAGTTTAAACTGGAAACTAGAAAGTTTTttatttccaacccaaatgactGGAAATACTGTGAGGGAAGCTTATCTTGGAGACTTGGTGGTCTCTGGGACCACAAAaccagttttctcttctctgatATATTGGCTTCTAGTAACGTTCCCAGCTTCAATCAAAACAGGTAGAAATGTGaggaaacaaacagaaatctCACCTCAGAGAACCTGGGAGTTAAGAATCTACAATACCTCTCTCCACACAAAAAGGAATACATTTAAAATGGTTTATTTAAAAAGTAAGGATTAGGTACATTATACATGGTTGTGATCATAGCAGTTGAACTGAAGCACAGTGGAAATAACACTTTAGATCTGCAGACAGAGATGTAGCCTCAAGGGACGTGATAGATTAGCCCTTGTGGATATGTGATCcatacagaaagaaaaggagatatAAAAATAGTCTATTGTTAGATGTATGGGTATAGGAAGTGATTTCTCCTTTTGCTTGTATGAGAAACTAGGAAGAGAGAGCTGGCAAGATACCTGAAACTTGGTTTTTCCTGGAAAATCCAATGGCATTTGTTTTTTTAGGTCTGCTGTTACAGTATGTTAGAGGATAACACCAACCTGTTAATGAGGTGATGACGGTGATGATACCTTGGTGGGAAAGAGGGGCTGATTCGTGGTTGATGCTGTCCAGGGAAACcagagagatgaggaagaacAGATGATTAGTTCCTGTAACGGTCGCTGGAGTGGATTCAGTGTCAGACCATGGCTAACTCTGGTTAGACTGGCCATGGAGCAAGACACTgttcatgggcagggatgctgcaaacTCTTCCGTTCTCTCAGCATCAAAGTTTTTCCACGGGAAAAGGCTGATGTGGGGAGGATTTTTTGAACACTGGCACTGTCAAATGAAACAACTGGtgggtttgggtattttttttttgctttggttgaACATTTGACACAGACCTCGAGTTTAAAATCCCAGCCCCCATTCTCCCACAGGGTGAAAGCTCTGGTCCCTGTTATCTCCCTGTGCCTTTGTTCCCTCTTCAGACCCCACATCCCATAAGAATCCCATGAAGACTTCCCcactccagctctgcttttcaaaggcatctgctggagcaggagcagatgtTCCAGCTTGGACCAAAGCATTGCACTTGGGGAACTGCTgaagccagccctgctctgggggaGGAGGCTGGGGCAGAGAGGAACATCTTAAAACACTTGGCAAAGACTTAGGTCTTTTGCCAGCTTGGTGTAAAAATACTGCAGGTCTGACCCAGGCAGCGGAAAAGCCTTGGACTTTGGCTGGAATCAGATGGTTGGAGACATTCACTGGAGAAGGACaattaaaagaacaaaaccagcaCGCAAAGCAAACCTCACACTGTCAACTTCCAGTTCAATGTACATGAGCTCAGGGAAACAGCCTACATCTAACTCCTGGGTTTAAAGGGAACAGTTTTATTCTTAATTACAGTAAACACGGATGAGGACTTATTTCTAACTATTAGTTTATTAACACAGTGGGAAACAAATAGTTCTGGGAAATTGCACTTGAAAAATACATCGACTATAATTAGATGTAAATTAATTAGCACTTAGTATGACACACTAATGAGACAGAAGGTTGTAGTTGGTTGggatttggggttgggtttttatttgtgtgtgtgtgtgtgtgtggttgttggttgtaggttttttttttttttgtttgtttttttttcattgcaaaCTTCTACTTCTACCAGAGCTAATCAAAGTATTTTAATATTACGAAGTCTCAAAAAGTAGGAAATAATTTATTGTCTGAAAGCATAAAGATTCTTGTAAAAAAAACCTTTCACCGAGAACTTTAATCATTTTTGAACTCTTTTTAATGCTCTTCTCGCCCCAAAGTAGGTAAAAAAAGTTTTCTTGTCTGCCTCTGTTTGAATTGCTTTTGTGTTAAAAAGCTTGTGTAACATCTCTCTCCGTAGTGTGTTGATACAGAAAGTAGCACAACATTTTCTACTTTCACACCGCTCCCATCGCTCCGTTCGCTTTAGCTCTCAGAGTTCAGAGGTTTGAAAAAGGATCCCAGCAGAGTTTTAACCTGAATGGAAACTCTTAACAAGAAGGGATAGGAAGGCTCCAACCCATCGCTCTACCGGGCTGAGGGCTGGACAGAGCTTAACAGTGACTAGGGGAAGACTTCCACTTAAAATTGACCTTTGTGTCTTGGTTCCTGCAGGGAGAGAGGCTTAAGCAAGGTCCtacctgggggaaaaaagggggtttGACTTGCTTTTAGGGATGTTAAGGCAGCTCCTCTGGGATTTCCCTGGAGGACTTGGTTCCACTAGCTGAAAGCCTCGTATCCAAACACCACCGAGTTACCGACACTGTGGCCATCGCAGGATTAATTAAGACTAAAGAGGTTTTAACAGTTTGGCTGAGGTCTCCCACCACCAGTGAGCCAAGCTTTCCAAATCAGGACTTTTTCCTTGTCGCCATTTCTCTATAGTCTTCTGGTAGCAAAGATCTTTTGGGTAAAGATGGCAGGCATATTCAAAAGGAATCGACAGGAATTAGGTGCTCCTCTCTCACCGCACCTAATTTATCCGTGGGGGAGCTGGGCACCTCCTTCTCATATGGCTTGGTCTAGTGGTCACAAAAATCAACCCGAGTTACTATTAAATTAAATCACCTTCAAGTCAGGCCCTTGAGCTTTGAGATTCCAAGCCTaagtgtaaaaaaaaaccaaaccaaaccaacaaaacaaaaggaaacaaaaggaaaggaaaagaaagcaagcaggaattgataagaggaaaaaaaatacttcagcTGTTTCAGAAAGATAGAGAAGCCAAGAGCACAAAGTGGGCCCCCCCTCAGGTGATGCATAGAGTTTTCTGTGGGCTCTCTGCACAGAAGTAGCTTCACCGTCACAAAATAAATTAACTTAGATGGAACCTTCGTTTCCACCAAAGAGCAACTCTGCCTTGCACCATGCGGCACTTATTCAGCATCAaaagagtttaataaatatctcCTAAGCGGtgattgttttcttttggttttggttggttctGCTTGTTCGTTCTCTCTTAAGAAATACAAAGTTGGCATCCGCTCCTCTTTCACCACCCAGCTCCCACCGCTGCAGGAAGGGAAGGTTGGCTAGTCCGAATGCGtcagcttctcctcttctcAGGCCCATTGCTTAGCTAGCTTAGTTTCCAGAAGCGTTAGTGTTGCACTTGTGAAGCAGTAAGGAACTCAGGAATGCGGTCGCAGGGAAGCGGTGGCGTCGCCTGCACGAGCCACCCCGGCTCCGCTCCGCGTCTCGCTCTCGCTGTAAGCAGTCTAGAGGGGCTCCTGGCGGACAGCACTCAGCACCTTGCCGGATCAGGCACTAGGGCTAGTCGAGATGAGAATTCAAGTTTTCTAAATGTTAGGCAAGAAATGATAGTTGCAAATATGCTCAAGTCCCACCTACTTCAATCTTTCCCTTCCTAGGTGCTCCAAGACGCACCCACCCTCATCTCCCTGACCTGCGTTGCCGCCTTGCgcccagaagcagcagaccCTCTTACCACCCCATCAGGGAGTCTGTAAGTACGTGGGTGCTCTGTGGTTTCCATAGCACAGGTCAGCTTTAGAAAGTGTTGCCTTCAAAAatatcttctttttccttttgtttttccttctgaaagaggCAAAGCTTATGCTGTGTCAAGGGAAAGCGGCTCGCTCGATGAGTCGTTCAGATTCGTCCTTGGGCTTGGTTACAAATTAGGTCTGCAAGTCTGTCGTAAGGGATCTCAAAActagggggaggaaaaaaaaaaaaagaagaaaaaaaccccccaAAGAAGTCATACAACAAATTTCTCTGTAATCCTTTAAAACACACTGGTGGCAAGTTCTTTGCAGTTTCTCCAAGACTTTGCACACACTACAGAAGTGCAGGAACACGAACCGCCTTCATCTCGTGACATCAAGAACTGAAAGAAACAAACTCCAAATAGCTTCCAAGAAAGCTATGGGCGTGGGAATATCTTTATGTTGGTCCAGAGGATCTCCACTTGCTACCTCAACACATGCCACAGTTAAAGAGGTGAGAGGGTATTTTGACATCGCTCCTTCTCTCCCGTGACAGATCCGTTCTGCGCTGCTATCTCTTCGACAAGCGGGAGGAAGGGAGGTGCTTCAAACGGGTGTCGTCCTCCTGTTCACCATGTTGACGTGGAGTCCTTCCTTAAACTCCTTCTGAAGGAAGTTGTGAACCTGCAGAAAACTGGCTTCTTGGTCTGCGTTGTAGCTGGCAGCAGTCGTAACCTTCAAAGGCTCTCTGGAAAGGGTGTACATGGAAATCTCGTTCATGGGGATGGTGCTTGCTATCTTCATGCCAACCGGAGAAATGTCTCTAGATGGAGAGGGCTCCGTAGACCGAGAACTGGATCTGGACCGCCGCCTCCTGTACCTGTAGCTTGGCATCCTGGCATAAGGAGAACTGGAAGAAGTCTTAAGGAATTCCCTCTTGGTCTTAAACCTCAGCTCTTTGTTCTTCTCAATGTAAATGTTCACAGCCAGGACGCCTATGGTTTCGGCCACAATAAAAGACAAGGCTCCAAAATAAAAGGACCAGCCGTAGTTGTAATGGTTCTTTTTGTCCTCGTCTCGCTTGTCACTTGGGTCACCTGCATTGCTTGATATGTAGACAATGATCCCTATGATATTACTTAGCCCTAGAGGGAGAAAAACATAAATCAGTGGCTATGTGGCTGGGAAAATAAAAGTCAAAGCCACGTTACCTCCTGGACCTGAACAGTTCAAAGATTACGACCAGGAAATTTAATTGCATTTATCTGTTCTGTCATTTATCTCAAGATTTCATTttttattggaaaaaaaaacccaacccaaactacAAGAAACAAAGCACAGATCCACATCAGGGTTACATAAGCTCTCGTGGATCCCAAAATATACAGCAGGATTTGTTCCCTTCACTTCATTGCCCTGGTGGGAAAGAAGCAGCGTCCAGGAGCTCACTAATAGTGTTAGTGGGATTCTAACATCCAGACTGATAACAAAAATACATTTGGAGCTGAGGGCTATGGCTGCTCACCTTGATCAAGATGAGTTCTCTTCCACCTTGCTGAATTTTCATCTGAGTGCAGCATGCTTAATCTGAGCTCCAGGGAAAGCTCTTAACAATGTGGCCAACTCTCTCAGGTGTTTTGAGTGTGAAAAATGAGTTCACCTATCACTGatggtttttttcctgccatCGTATAAAAGAAAAGAATAGGAAAAAAACCTCCTCCACATATTCACCATCGAATGGTGAATACATTTTACATGGTGTGAAACTTGCTGGTTATTGACTttggcttattttttttcctcaaactcATACTTTTGTCTAAGGAAATTTGCCTAGTGTGGGGATgttgggacctgctggagagggtccagcagagggctacgaggatgatgaagggactggagggcatggctgatgaggagaggctgagggacctggggctgcttagtctggagaagagaagacttagaggagatttaataaatgtttataaggatctgaaggctgccaggagggggggacaggctctgctcactgctccctgggataggacaaggagcaatgggtgtaaattgcagaaaaagaggttccagctcaacacaagggggaactttttgactgtaagggtcccagagcactggcacaggctcctcagagaggttgtggagtctcctcctctggagcctttcaaggcctgtctggatgtgttcctctgtgatctgtgttagatagcattgtcctgctctggcaggggggttggactcgatgatctcctttggtcccttccaacccctaacatcctgcaagCCTGTGATGTTGATAGTGAAAGAAGcttgtggtgcttgaggatatagTTTAGCAGTCATAGTGGCTGGGTTGCAGTgatcaatgatcttaaaggtctttcccaaccttcaTGCCTCTacagattcaaccaggttggaagagagctccaaggtcatccagtctaacctatcacccagccttctTTCCCACAGCCCTCTTCAGTCTGAGGAGGCTGCACTTCCTAAGGGTTCAGTGTAAGGAGAACATACCTGCTGCCACAAAGAGAATCCCAGCACTGAGAATAATGTTGTTTTTGCTGTTGTAAATCCTTCCTGCTCCAACACAgagtcctcccagcagcagcaggattgtGCTTAGGATGGGGAATACACTGGAGGCACGAACAATGCCTGGAGGGGCGACAGGTAGAAAAGCAAGACAGACAGTAACCATTTCATATCCTTCCTCAGGTGCAACTGTGGTGATTGCAAAGTCTGCAAGCTCTGCATTTGCTGGGCTTGTCACTGATTCTGCATTTCTGGGCATCCTTTTGGGAGCCAAGGACATGGGTGTGTGGTCAATGTGGCACAGACACTTGCTGCTGAGTGGCTTAAATCTTTTCATCTTTCTTCTAGGAAGTCCAACATTATCACCGTTGTCTTGGAGTTGATGATCATAGagcttccaacctgaatgattctatgatctgatgcCACCATGTACAGACAGACCACTTCTGGCAAAGCATGAGGTAAGTGGCGGCAAGatccagcatcacagaatcaaccgggttggaagagacctccaagctcatccagtccaacctagcacccagccctagccaatcactaagtgcctcatccag
This is a stretch of genomic DNA from Pogoniulus pusillus isolate bPogPus1 chromosome 11, bPogPus1.pri, whole genome shotgun sequence. It encodes these proteins:
- the CACNG4 gene encoding voltage-dependent calcium channel gamma-4 subunit; amino-acid sequence: MVWCDRGVQMLLTTVGAFAAFSLMAIAIGTDYWLYSSAHICNGTNITTDEAQGPPRRARGDLTHSGLWRICCLEGIYKGHCFRINHFPEDNDYDHDSSEYLLRIVRASSVFPILSTILLLLGGLCVGAGRIYNSKNNIILSAGILFVAAGLSNIIGIIVYISSNAGDPSDKRDEDKKNHYNYGWSFYFGALSFIVAETIGVLAVNIYIEKNKELRFKTKREFLKTSSSSPYARMPSYRYRRRRSRSSSRSTEPSPSRDISPVGMKIASTIPMNEISMYTLSREPLKVTTAASYNADQEASFLQVHNFLQKEFKEGLHVNMVNRRTTPV